The Neochlamydia sp. S13 genome has a segment encoding these proteins:
- a CDS encoding transposase: MQRGSITLWLSDETIKGWRENKSTGKKRHPRIYSADAILSALMIRAVYHLPLLSLARIFAIADYFAGFGFAYSLLYPHLQAC, from the coding sequence GTGCAAAGAGGAAGCATAACTTTATGGCTTTCGGATGAAACCATTAAAGGATGGAGGGAAAATAAAAGCACGGGTAAGAAGAGACACCCAAGAATTTACTCCGCTGATGCTATCCTATCCGCGCTGATGATTAGAGCGGTTTATCATTTGCCCCTCCTAAGCCTTGCGAGGATTTTTGCTATCGCGGATTACTTTGCTGGCTTTGGGTTTGCCTATTCCTTGTTATACCCGCATTTGCAGGCGTGCTAA
- a CDS encoding SAM-dependent methyltransferase: MPTSPAVKQILMDKLPLQEKGLIYELGAGWGTLAFLLAHKYPQCTILAYESSPIPYFFCRIRHFFSRSPHLHLQYHDFFKANLTDAKMIICYLYPLAMQKLKKKFEEELPKGAWIVTHTFAVPSWKAEQIIEVPDLYSTKIYIYRYT, translated from the coding sequence ATGCCTACTTCCCCTGCTGTAAAACAGATCTTAATGGACAAGCTGCCATTGCAGGAAAAAGGTCTTATTTATGAGCTAGGCGCAGGATGGGGAACTCTAGCATTCTTGCTTGCTCACAAATATCCTCAATGTACGATTCTAGCTTACGAAAGCTCTCCTATCCCTTATTTTTTTTGCCGCATACGCCATTTCTTTTCGCGTTCACCTCATTTGCATCTTCAGTACCATGATTTTTTTAAAGCTAACCTTACAGACGCCAAGATGATTATCTGCTATCTCTATCCTTTAGCCATGCAGAAATTAAAAAAGAAATTTGAGGAAGAATTACCTAAAGGGGCATGGATAGTCACCCATACCTTCGCTGTTCCTTCTTGGAAAGCTGAGCAAATTATAGAGGTTCCCGACCTTTATTCCACTAAAATCTATATTTATAGATACACCTGA
- a CDS encoding LOG family protein yields the protein MVELKDEKAQLAIKNLIEMCGKPSDTFEAELVTQMIETSLKLLIENNDTGQLKLINRSLKEMRHAYRIFSKFKQSRCISIFGSARTPENHPDYFAAKSFSTQIAELGWMCITGGADGIMKAGLEGSQKKSSFGLSIRLPFEAPTNTVIAGDPKLIVFRYFFIRKLMFLTHSDAVAVFPGGFGTMDELFELLTLMQTGKANLMPLVLVESKNGVYWPHWKMNIDEHLLANGWISPEDLNLFYIARSVEDAVLHVQQFYRHYHSSRYVGSQLVIRLNRELTDREVEYLNKHYQLLVVEGKIEKSGPLPQEIDHLNLPRLVFQHTHRDFGILRAMIDTLNLF from the coding sequence ATGGTAGAGCTTAAGGATGAGAAGGCTCAGCTGGCGATTAAAAATCTTATAGAAATGTGTGGAAAACCTTCTGATACGTTCGAAGCAGAGCTAGTCACGCAGATGATTGAAACGAGCCTTAAGTTGCTTATCGAGAATAATGATACCGGACAATTAAAACTTATTAATCGCTCCTTAAAAGAGATGCGGCATGCTTATCGCATCTTTAGTAAATTTAAGCAGTCGCGTTGTATCAGTATTTTTGGATCAGCACGCACTCCCGAAAATCATCCTGATTACTTTGCAGCCAAAAGCTTTAGCACTCAAATTGCAGAGCTAGGCTGGATGTGCATTACAGGAGGAGCTGATGGAATTATGAAAGCAGGCTTAGAAGGTTCTCAGAAAAAATCAAGCTTTGGCCTTTCTATTCGTTTGCCTTTTGAGGCACCCACTAATACAGTTATTGCAGGCGACCCTAAATTAATTGTTTTTCGTTATTTCTTCATACGCAAGTTAATGTTCTTAACTCATTCAGATGCAGTAGCTGTTTTTCCTGGGGGATTTGGGACGATGGACGAATTGTTTGAATTGCTAACTCTTATGCAAACAGGAAAAGCAAATTTAATGCCTTTAGTCCTAGTTGAAAGTAAAAATGGAGTCTATTGGCCTCATTGGAAAATGAATATCGATGAGCATTTGTTAGCTAATGGCTGGATTAGTCCTGAAGATCTTAATCTTTTTTACATTGCTCGCTCGGTTGAAGATGCCGTTTTACATGTCCAACAGTTTTACCGTCATTATCATTCTAGTCGCTATGTAGGTTCACAGCTTGTCATCCGTCTAAATAGGGAGCTAACAGATCGAGAAGTAGAGTATCTAAATAAGCATTATCAACTTCTTGTTGTTGAAGGAAAGATAGAGAAAAGCGGACCATTACCCCAGGAAATCGACCATTTAAATTTACCACGTCTGGTTTTTCAGCATACCCATCGTGATTTTGGAATCTTGCGAGCAATGATTGATACACTCAATCTTTTTTGA
- a CDS encoding KGG domain-containing protein — translation MPTRKSSGATRQEAGQKGAEARSGRSSSDRGGRGGRGHQEPMSRQEAGQRGGRAVSEKYGPEFYQEIGHKGGQAVASKYGPDFYRDIGHRGGEKVASERGHEYYQDIGHRGGQRVAEEYGPDFYRDIGRKGGRAVASKYGPDFYREIGHKGGEKVASERGHEFYQDIGHKGGQRVAEEYGPDFYREIGRKGGRAVASKYGPDFYREIGHKGGEKVASERGHEFYQDIGHKGGQRVAEEYGPDFYREIGRKGGRAVSSKYGPDFYREIGHKGGEKVASERGPEFYHDIGHKGGQRVAEEYGPDFYREIGRKGGRAVSSKYGPEYYREIGSKGGHARGGYEEGHESDEDYEEEDEGYRGHRGESHGRYQRAGYHSEEPHHGHESDEDYEDEDEGYRSHGGYQSGRHGEESHQGYESDEDYEDEDEGHRSQRGASHGYSQRSQHQGAEAHHDESDEEEGDEEYSHQGSGKMSRQEAGRKGGLATASHRSREEYREMGRKGGLARRENR, via the coding sequence ATGCCTACTAGAAAATCGTCTGGAGCGACTCGCCAAGAAGCAGGCCAAAAAGGAGCTGAAGCTCGTTCAGGTAGAAGTTCTTCTGATCGTGGTGGACGCGGTGGCCGTGGACATCAAGAGCCTATGAGCCGTCAAGAAGCAGGCCAAAGAGGCGGCAGAGCTGTCTCGGAAAAATATGGGCCAGAATTTTACCAAGAAATTGGACATAAAGGTGGCCAAGCTGTGGCTTCCAAATATGGTCCTGACTTTTATCGCGACATTGGCCACAGAGGAGGAGAAAAGGTAGCTTCCGAACGTGGACATGAATACTATCAAGATATTGGTCATCGAGGCGGACAAAGAGTCGCCGAAGAGTATGGTCCTGACTTTTATCGCGACATTGGCCGAAAAGGTGGCCGTGCCGTCGCTTCTAAATATGGTCCTGACTTTTATCGTGAAATTGGCCACAAAGGAGGAGAAAAAGTAGCTTCCGAACGTGGACATGAGTTCTATCAAGACATTGGTCATAAAGGCGGACAAAGGGTCGCTGAAGAGTATGGCCCTGATTTTTATCGCGAAATTGGCCGAAAAGGCGGTCGTGCCGTCGCTTCTAAATATGGTCCTGACTTCTATCGTGAAATTGGCCACAAAGGAGGAGAAAAAGTAGCCTCCGAACGTGGACATGAGTTCTATCAAGACATTGGTCATAAAGGTGGACAAAGGGTCGCCGAAGAGTATGGCCCTGACTTTTATCGCGAAATTGGCCGAAAAGGTGGTCGTGCCGTCTCTTCTAAATATGGCCCTGACTTCTATCGTGAAATTGGCCACAAAGGAGGAGAAAAAGTAGCCTCCGAACGTGGACCTGAGTTCTATCATGATATTGGTCATAAAGGCGGACAAAGGGTCGCCGAAGAGTATGGTCCTGACTTTTATCGCGAAATTGGCCGAAAAGGTGGCCGTGCCGTCTCTTCTAAATATGGTCCTGAATATTACCGTGAAATAGGCAGCAAAGGAGGCCATGCACGCGGGGGCTATGAGGAAGGTCATGAATCTGATGAAGATTATGAAGAGGAGGATGAAGGTTATAGAGGCCACCGAGGTGAAAGCCATGGCCGCTATCAAAGAGCTGGCTATCACAGCGAGGAGCCTCATCACGGCCATGAATCCGATGAGGATTATGAAGACGAAGATGAAGGCTATAGAAGCCATGGTGGCTACCAAAGTGGCCGTCACGGCGAGGAATCTCATCAAGGCTATGAATCCGATGAGGATTATGAAGATGAAGATGAAGGCCATAGAAGCCAAAGGGGTGCAAGCCATGGCTATAGCCAAAGAAGCCAGCACCAAGGTGCGGAAGCGCATCACGACGAAAGTGATGAAGAAGAAGGCGATGAAGAGTATAGCCACCAAGGTAGTGGCAAGATGAGCCGCCAGGAAGCTGGTCGTAAAGGCGGCCTAGCTACAGCCTCTCATCGTTCTCGCGAAGAGTATAGGGAAATGGGCCGTAAAGGCGGCCTAGCTCGCCGAGAAAATAGATAA